One segment of Pandoraea pnomenusa DNA contains the following:
- the yidD gene encoding membrane protein insertion efficiency factor YidD: MRSVLLLLLRGYKLAISPWLGNRCRFHPSCSDYAREAIIEHGAGYGTYLAARRLCRCHPFHPGGFDPVPPARHVCNVPDSPAEGADTVAGSDASRAKRTVSTGPAAASAVTRRAPGHS; the protein is encoded by the coding sequence ATGCGAAGCGTGCTGTTGTTGCTCCTGCGCGGTTACAAGCTGGCGATCAGTCCCTGGCTGGGGAACCGTTGCCGCTTTCATCCGAGCTGCTCCGACTACGCACGCGAGGCCATCATCGAGCATGGTGCCGGTTACGGCACTTATCTCGCGGCCCGGCGTCTATGCCGCTGTCATCCGTTTCACCCCGGTGGTTTCGATCCCGTACCGCCGGCACGACACGTCTGCAACGTCCCCGACTCTCCTGCCGAAGGCGCCGACACGGTTGCCGGAAGCGATGCGTCGCGAGCGAAGCGGACGGTCTCGACCGGGCCCGCGGCCGCATCGGCAGTTACGCGCCGCGCGCCGGGCCATTCCTGA